A region of Rhodanobacteraceae bacterium DNA encodes the following proteins:
- a CDS encoding Metal-dependent hydrolase, whose amino-acid sequence MKHESVSAPSGNVLRILSCNILAGASVKRYHEYFTRSWGAVLPGKYKLGNLDSLARSIAKFDVVGLQEADAGSIRSGFLNQTRYLAETSGLPYWSHQPNRNLSNLAHTANGLLSRAAPSEVLDYPLPGRIGGRGVLLARYGADRDALTVAVAHLSLGVQSRQRQLDFIAELLQDRPNAVLMGDFNCPPDSPELRRLFARTALAPPDDPRPTFPSWRPQRAIDHILVSASLGVERMWTLPAAFSDHLPIAAEIRVPVAAWKAAA is encoded by the coding sequence ATGAAGCACGAGTCCGTCAGCGCACCGTCGGGGAACGTCCTGCGCATCCTGAGTTGCAACATCCTCGCCGGCGCGAGCGTGAAGCGTTACCACGAATACTTCACGCGCAGCTGGGGCGCGGTGCTGCCCGGCAAGTACAAGCTCGGCAACCTCGACAGCCTCGCGCGCTCCATCGCCAAGTTCGACGTGGTCGGCCTGCAGGAAGCCGACGCCGGCAGCATCCGCTCGGGCTTCCTCAACCAGACCCGCTACCTCGCGGAAACCTCGGGGCTTCCGTACTGGAGCCACCAGCCCAACCGCAACCTCTCCAACCTCGCGCACACCGCCAACGGCCTGCTCAGCCGCGCCGCGCCGAGCGAGGTGCTGGACTATCCGCTGCCGGGACGCATCGGCGGTCGCGGCGTGCTGCTGGCGCGTTACGGCGCGGACCGCGATGCGCTGACGGTGGCGGTCGCGCACCTTTCGCTGGGCGTGCAATCGCGCCAGCGCCAGCTCGACTTCATCGCCGAACTGCTGCAGGACCGTCCCAACGCGGTGCTGATGGGCGACTTCAACTGCCCGCCCGACAGCCCCGAGCTGCGCAGGCTGTTCGCGCGCACCGCGCTGGCGCCGCCCGACGATCCGCGTCCGACTTTCCCGAGCTGGCGGCCGCAGCGCGCGATCGACCACATCCTGGTCTCGGCCTCGCTCGGCGTCGAGCGGATGTGGACCCTGCCCGCCGCGTTCTCGGATCACCTGCCGATCGCCGCGGAAATCCGCGTGCCGGTCGCGGCGTGGAAAGCCGCGGCCTGA
- a CDS encoding L-fuco-beta-pyranose dehydrogenase → MAIDAVRRLPGVAPRAYVAARVRVAGLGFGTAPVGNLYAEVGEDEARDALERALRLGVRYFDTAPFYGHGLAERRLGRALSGSRRDGFAVSTKVGRCIECDPARREAITDGFAVHGSRAVFDYSRDGVLRSFEASLERLGLDRVDILFLHDVGRLTHGDNHPRMLRQALDEALPAMADLRTQGVVDAIGIGVNEVEVCRELMPRFDLDCIMLAGRYTLFEQAPALTILDEAHRRKVKVIVAGPYNSGLLGDPHGPGSTYNYAPADPGTLERARRIYAICAEEGVDVGAVALQFPAVHPAVCAVVAGMRNVMEVESALARSSQRLPSRIWPRLRGAGIIDAAAPVPGVPA, encoded by the coding sequence ATGGCCATTGACGCCGTTCGTCGCTTGCCCGGAGTCGCGCCCCGCGCGTACGTCGCGGCGCGCGTTCGCGTCGCGGGTCTCGGGTTCGGCACCGCTCCGGTCGGCAACCTGTATGCGGAAGTCGGCGAGGATGAAGCGCGGGATGCACTGGAGCGCGCGCTGCGGCTTGGCGTGCGCTATTTCGACACGGCGCCCTTCTACGGCCATGGCTTGGCCGAGCGCCGCCTGGGGCGGGCGCTTTCCGGCTCCCGGCGCGACGGTTTCGCGGTCTCGACCAAGGTCGGCCGCTGCATCGAATGCGATCCCGCACGCCGTGAAGCGATCACCGACGGCTTCGCGGTGCATGGCAGCCGCGCGGTGTTCGATTACAGCCGTGACGGGGTGCTGCGCTCGTTCGAGGCCAGCCTCGAACGCTTGGGGCTGGATCGCGTGGATATCCTGTTCCTGCACGACGTCGGCCGCCTGACCCACGGCGACAACCATCCGCGGATGTTGCGCCAGGCGCTGGACGAGGCGTTGCCCGCGATGGCCGATTTGCGTACGCAGGGCGTGGTCGACGCCATCGGCATCGGTGTCAACGAAGTCGAGGTGTGCCGGGAATTGATGCCGCGTTTCGACCTCGACTGCATCATGCTGGCGGGGCGCTACACGCTGTTCGAGCAGGCGCCGGCGCTGACGATCCTGGACGAGGCGCATCGCCGCAAGGTGAAGGTCATCGTCGCCGGCCCGTACAACTCCGGGTTGCTCGGCGACCCGCACGGCCCGGGTTCGACCTACAACTATGCGCCGGCCGATCCCGGCACGCTGGAGCGCGCCCGCCGCATCTACGCGATCTGCGCCGAGGAAGGCGTGGACGTGGGCGCGGTTGCGCTGCAATTCCCGGCCGTGCATCCCGCCGTGTGCGCGGTGGTCGCCGGCATGCGCAACGTGATGGAAGTGGAGAGCGCGCTTGCGCGCAGCAGCCAACGGCTGCCCTCGCGCATCTGGCCGAGGCTGCGCGGAGCCGGGATCATCGACGCCGCCGCGCCGGTGCCGGGTGTGCCCGCGTGA
- a CDS encoding 2-keto-3-deoxy-L-fuconate dehydrogenase, with amino-acid sequence MSARLDGKHCLLTAAGAGIGRATALAFAREGARVLATDIDAAALRSLRAENSAIRTATLDVTDAGQIEALVDANPVVDVLFNCAGFVHAGTLLDTDEDAWRRSFAINVDSMFHLCKAVLPGMLARGRGSIVNMSSVASSVKGVPNRFAYGATKAAVIGLTKAIAADCVARGVCCNAICPGTVRSPSLERRVAALGGDQDAVWKSFIDRQPMGRLGTPEEIAAIAVYLASDESSFTTGAIHVIDGGWAG; translated from the coding sequence GTGAGCGCGCGGCTCGACGGCAAGCATTGCCTGTTGACCGCGGCCGGCGCGGGCATCGGCCGTGCCACCGCGCTGGCGTTCGCGCGCGAAGGTGCACGAGTGCTGGCCACCGATATCGATGCCGCAGCGTTGCGATCGTTGCGCGCGGAGAATTCCGCGATCCGCACCGCGACGCTGGACGTCACCGATGCCGGGCAAATCGAGGCACTGGTTGACGCGAATCCCGTGGTCGACGTGCTGTTCAACTGCGCGGGTTTTGTCCACGCGGGAACCCTCCTGGACACCGACGAGGACGCATGGCGGCGCTCGTTCGCGATCAACGTCGATTCGATGTTCCATCTCTGCAAGGCGGTGTTGCCCGGGATGCTCGCGCGCGGGCGCGGCAGCATCGTCAACATGTCTTCCGTCGCGTCCAGTGTCAAAGGCGTGCCGAACCGCTTCGCCTACGGCGCGACGAAGGCCGCGGTGATCGGGCTCACCAAGGCCATCGCCGCCGATTGCGTGGCACGCGGCGTGTGCTGCAACGCGATCTGCCCCGGCACCGTGAGATCGCCGTCGCTGGAACGGCGCGTCGCAGCGCTGGGTGGAGACCAGGACGCCGTGTGGAAAAGCTTCATCGACCGCCAGCCGATGGGGCGACTGGGAACGCCGGAAGAGATCGCTGCGATCGCGGTGTATCTCGCTTCCGACGAATCGTCGTTCACCACCGGCGCGATCCACGTGATCGACGGTGGGTGGGCGGGCTAG
- a CDS encoding GTP-binding protein EngB — translation MAAIGNPLQGAAFVLAAHRPDQLPPDHGAEVAFAGRSNAGKSSALNALAGQTALARTSKTPGRTQQLVVFALPDGRRLVDLPGYGYAKVPPALRDHWKHAIDHYLRKRQSLRGLVLIADIRHALAAFDRQMLAFCASIELPCVVLLSKADKLSRAQVLQRRREVDAEIAKEDWRAQTIAFSAPAGTGVDAARATVAGLLG, via the coding sequence ATGGCAGCTATTGGTAATCCCCTGCAAGGCGCCGCGTTCGTGCTGGCCGCGCACCGTCCCGATCAACTGCCGCCGGATCACGGCGCGGAGGTCGCCTTTGCGGGGCGTTCCAACGCGGGCAAGTCCAGCGCGCTCAACGCGCTGGCAGGGCAAACCGCGCTGGCGCGCACCAGCAAGACGCCGGGCCGCACCCAGCAACTGGTGGTGTTCGCGTTGCCTGACGGGCGGCGGCTGGTGGATCTGCCGGGTTACGGTTATGCCAAGGTGCCGCCGGCCTTGCGCGACCACTGGAAACACGCGATCGACCATTACCTGCGCAAGCGGCAATCGCTGCGCGGACTGGTGCTGATCGCCGACATCCGCCATGCGCTGGCCGCGTTCGACCGCCAGATGCTGGCGTTCTGCGCGTCGATCGAACTGCCGTGCGTGGTGCTGCTCAGCAAGGCCGACAAGCTGTCGCGCGCGCAGGTCCTGCAACGCCGGCGCGAAGTCGATGCCGAGATCGCGAAGGAAGACTGGCGCGCGCAGACGATCGCTTTTTCCGCGCCGGCCGGCACCGGCGTCGATGCGGCGCGCGCGACGGTGGCGGGATTGCTGGGCTGA
- a CDS encoding Cytochrome c4 — translation MGFRRSAAVIVMLAVTAPVAVALSAPPTSGKTESKPAESAPAASAPASSASTPAPASSAAAAKAAEVEFTQLEAVATKPGDATAGQAKAAACGACHGMDGNSTDPQYPKLAGQSEQYIVTQLMRFKSGTRVNPIMAGMAAPLSPQDMHDLGAYFSGQKLLPGVADEKLASEGGTLYRDGDASRGVPACMACHGPAGRGNPGWRVPQIAGQHADYVQKQLQLWHDGTTWGSDVHASIMPTIAQRLTSQDISAVSSYIEGLHAAAPPQAATKPDSID, via the coding sequence ATGGGGTTCCGGCGCTCAGCAGCTGTCATCGTCATGCTCGCCGTCACGGCGCCGGTCGCGGTCGCGCTGTCCGCGCCGCCGACCTCCGGGAAGACCGAATCGAAACCGGCCGAGTCGGCGCCCGCCGCCAGCGCGCCGGCCAGCAGCGCCAGCACGCCCGCTCCGGCGAGTTCGGCCGCCGCCGCCAAGGCCGCGGAAGTCGAATTCACCCAGCTCGAAGCCGTCGCCACCAAGCCCGGCGACGCCACCGCGGGTCAAGCCAAGGCCGCCGCCTGCGGCGCCTGCCACGGCATGGACGGCAACTCCACCGATCCCCAGTATCCCAAGCTGGCCGGCCAGAGCGAGCAGTACATCGTCACCCAGTTGATGCGCTTCAAGAGCGGAACGCGCGTCAACCCGATCATGGCCGGCATGGCGGCGCCGCTGTCGCCGCAGGACATGCACGACCTCGGCGCGTATTTCTCGGGACAGAAGCTGCTGCCGGGCGTGGCCGACGAAAAACTGGCCAGCGAAGGCGGAACCCTGTACCGCGACGGCGACGCCAGCCGCGGCGTGCCGGCCTGCATGGCCTGCCACGGCCCGGCCGGACGCGGCAATCCGGGTTGGCGCGTGCCGCAGATCGCCGGCCAGCACGCCGACTACGTGCAGAAGCAGTTGCAGCTGTGGCACGACGGCACCACCTGGGGCAGCGACGTCCACGCCAGCATCATGCCGACCATCGCGCAGCGCCTGACCAGCCAGGACATCTCGGCGGTTTCGAGCTACATCGAGGGCCTGCACGCGGCAGCGCCGCCGCAGGCCGCAACCAAGCCCGACAGCATCGATTGA
- a CDS encoding SCO family protein produces MSVLRTLLASLLILAAGVATLAAATDGFRAFTSETARRVDVRAHPRALPAVPLQTAGGQITSAAALRGRWLLVEFIYTRCMTYCSVQGGEFARLQRELAAPIAADKVVLVSVSFDPGRDGPAQLADYQRRFGDDGEGWIAVRPTSERDLAALMRVFGTTAVPDGLGGFVHNAAIAVVDPAGRLVAIMDWNDPDGAARYVMRRLAP; encoded by the coding sequence GTGTCGGTACTCCGGACACTGCTGGCTAGCCTGTTGATCCTTGCGGCGGGCGTTGCGACGCTCGCCGCGGCCACCGACGGGTTCCGTGCATTCACTTCCGAGACCGCGCGTCGGGTCGACGTGCGCGCGCATCCGCGTGCGCTGCCGGCGGTGCCGTTGCAGACCGCCGGCGGGCAGATCACCAGCGCCGCCGCGCTGCGCGGCCGCTGGCTGCTGGTGGAATTCATCTACACCCGCTGCATGACGTACTGCTCGGTGCAGGGCGGAGAGTTCGCGCGCCTGCAGCGCGAACTCGCCGCACCGATCGCCGCGGACAAGGTCGTGCTGGTGAGCGTCAGTTTCGATCCCGGCCGGGACGGTCCCGCGCAACTGGCCGATTACCAGCGCAGGTTCGGCGACGACGGCGAGGGCTGGATCGCCGTGCGCCCCACCAGCGAAAGGGATCTCGCCGCGTTGATGCGGGTGTTCGGAACCACCGCGGTACCCGATGGCCTCGGCGGATTCGTGCACAACGCCGCGATCGCGGTGGTCGATCCCGCAGGGCGGCTGGTCGCGATCATGGACTGGAATGATCCCGACGGCGCGGCCAGATATGTCATGCGCAGGCTGGCGCCATGA
- a CDS encoding Cytochrome c oxidase (B(O/a)3-type) chain I yields the protein MASLVMFPEDERLAGGERVAFNLYMITAAALFVLMMLIGLTMRTAQAKWLNVPPDLFYNLLSMHGAGMVGTMALATTAVMWFFLRKYVRLHLWAFVANYVLFMLGALCIIVSIFVGGYGALWTFLYPLPLDSAGLWTSWSAALFMLGYLLIGVGSLLFYLDAAAAIIKVHGNLGRALGLQWLFGGTIDPNHPKAVVASTMVIIANSLGILAGAVVLVMSLITVFDPQITLNALVAKNLIYWFGHMYINATIYMGVIAVYELLPRYTGKPYPISRPFLWSWAVSTVFVIVVFPHHLLMDFAQPRWLAIVGQVVSWGAGFPVFLVTAYGALANLYRSNIRWTMPSRLLALSMFGWAAGIVPAIMDGTIHVNLVMHNTQWVPGHFHFYLLLGVLAMVLALMFHEIGSRAHAPPNSGADKLGFPMYLAGGLIFVLAFLDAGHLSVPRRMAEHLPAWTFTDKLGSVGAILVVLAMLYFATRITIGLLKTPKPGGVGVGTPDTAG from the coding sequence ATGGCTTCACTCGTCATGTTCCCGGAAGACGAACGCCTCGCCGGCGGCGAGCGCGTGGCCTTCAACCTTTACATGATCACGGCGGCGGCCCTGTTCGTGCTGATGATGCTGATCGGTCTGACCATGCGCACGGCGCAGGCGAAGTGGCTGAACGTGCCGCCCGACCTTTTCTACAACCTGCTGTCGATGCACGGCGCGGGCATGGTGGGCACCATGGCGCTCGCCACCACCGCGGTCATGTGGTTCTTCCTGCGCAAGTACGTGCGCCTGCACCTGTGGGCGTTCGTCGCCAACTACGTGCTGTTCATGCTGGGCGCGCTGTGCATCATCGTCTCGATTTTCGTCGGCGGTTACGGCGCGCTGTGGACGTTCCTGTATCCGTTGCCGCTGGACAGCGCGGGCCTGTGGACCTCGTGGTCGGCGGCGCTGTTCATGCTGGGCTATCTGCTGATCGGCGTCGGCTCGCTGCTGTTCTACCTCGATGCCGCGGCGGCCATCATCAAGGTGCACGGCAACCTGGGCCGCGCGCTGGGCCTGCAATGGCTGTTCGGCGGCACGATCGATCCCAACCATCCGAAGGCGGTCGTGGCCAGCACCATGGTGATCATCGCCAACTCGCTGGGCATCCTCGCGGGCGCGGTGGTGCTGGTGATGAGCCTGATCACCGTGTTCGATCCGCAAATCACGCTCAATGCGCTGGTCGCCAAGAACCTGATCTACTGGTTCGGCCACATGTACATCAATGCCACGATCTACATGGGCGTGATCGCAGTGTACGAACTGCTGCCGCGCTACACCGGCAAGCCGTATCCGATCTCGCGCCCGTTCCTGTGGTCGTGGGCGGTGAGCACCGTGTTCGTGATCGTCGTGTTCCCCCATCACCTGCTGATGGACTTCGCGCAGCCGCGCTGGCTGGCGATCGTCGGCCAGGTGGTGTCGTGGGGCGCCGGGTTCCCGGTTTTCCTGGTGACCGCCTACGGCGCGCTCGCCAACCTCTACCGTTCCAACATCCGGTGGACGATGCCGTCGAGGCTCCTGGCGCTGTCGATGTTCGGCTGGGCCGCCGGCATCGTGCCGGCCATCATGGACGGCACCATCCACGTCAATCTGGTGATGCACAACACCCAGTGGGTGCCCGGGCATTTCCACTTCTACCTGCTGCTGGGCGTGCTGGCGATGGTGCTGGCCCTGATGTTCCACGAGATCGGAAGCCGCGCGCACGCGCCGCCGAACTCGGGGGCGGACAAGCTGGGTTTCCCGATGTATCTGGCCGGCGGCCTGATCTTCGTGCTGGCTTTCCTCGATGCGGGCCACTTGAGCGTGCCGCGGCGCATGGCCGAGCACCTGCCGGCGTGGACCTTCACCGACAAGCTCGGTTCGGTCGGCGCGATCCTGGTGGTGCTGGCGATGCTGTACTTCGCCACGCGGATCACGATCGGCCTGCTGAAGACGCCAAAGCCCGGAGGCGTCGGTGTCGGTACTCCGGACACTGCTGGCTAG
- a CDS encoding N4-(beta-N-acetylglucosaminyl)-L-asparaginase, putative: MNDRRRFLKTAALGAAAAALSPMAEVGDATAKTTATAGAVRVVSTWDFGIAANHAAWAILSQGGHSLDAVEAGARVPEADIRNHSVGLGGYPDRDGHVTLDASIMDAEANCGGVACLEDIEHAVSVARRVMEKTPHVLLVGDGALQFALSQGFKKQNLLTPAADKAWHEWLKTSHYKPEINSEVRDYGAGMPIDTHNHDTIGILALDAHGKLAGACTTSGAAWKLHGRVGDSPIIGAGLYVDGEVGAATSTGMGEEVIRNAGSFLVVEFMRQGRTPTDACKEAVLRVLHKHPSTARTTQVAFLAMNKHGDVGGYAIQHGFSYAVCDAKDQSALIPSPSVFPA, translated from the coding sequence ATGAACGATCGCCGCCGCTTCTTGAAAACCGCCGCACTGGGCGCCGCCGCCGCGGCCTTGTCGCCGATGGCTGAAGTCGGCGATGCCACCGCGAAGACCACGGCCACGGCAGGCGCCGTGCGCGTGGTGTCGACCTGGGATTTCGGCATCGCCGCCAACCACGCGGCGTGGGCGATTCTTTCCCAAGGCGGTCACTCGCTGGACGCGGTCGAAGCCGGCGCGCGCGTGCCCGAAGCCGACATCAGGAACCACAGCGTCGGACTCGGCGGTTACCCTGACCGCGACGGCCACGTCACGCTGGATGCCAGCATCATGGATGCCGAGGCCAACTGCGGCGGCGTGGCCTGCCTCGAAGACATCGAACATGCGGTGTCGGTCGCACGCCGGGTGATGGAAAAGACGCCGCACGTGTTGCTGGTCGGTGACGGCGCTCTGCAATTCGCCTTGAGCCAGGGATTCAAGAAACAGAACCTGCTGACGCCGGCCGCCGACAAGGCGTGGCACGAATGGCTGAAGACGTCGCACTACAAGCCGGAAATCAACAGCGAGGTGCGCGACTACGGCGCGGGCATGCCCATCGACACGCACAACCACGACACCATCGGCATCCTCGCGCTGGACGCGCACGGCAAGCTGGCGGGCGCCTGCACCACCAGCGGCGCGGCGTGGAAGCTGCACGGCCGCGTGGGCGATTCGCCCATCATCGGCGCGGGTTTGTACGTGGACGGCGAAGTCGGCGCGGCCACGTCCACCGGCATGGGCGAGGAAGTGATCCGCAACGCCGGCAGTTTCCTCGTCGTTGAATTCATGCGGCAAGGCCGCACGCCCACCGATGCCTGCAAGGAAGCGGTGCTGCGCGTGCTGCACAAACACCCGTCGACCGCGCGCACGACCCAGGTCGCGTTCCTCGCGATGAACAAGCACGGCGACGTCGGTGGCTACGCGATCCAACACGGCTTCAGTTACGCCGTGTGTGACGCAAAAGACCAGAGCGCGCTGATTCCTTCCCCTAGCGTCTTTCCCGCGTGA
- a CDS encoding Cytoplasmic copper homeostasis protein CutC, with translation MSAPILEVAANSVASALAAEAGCAARVELCSALEVGGLTPSQAAIALATERLRIPVHVLVRPRAGDFVFDDLECEVMRRDIETCKALGCAGVVIGVLTADGDVDVPRCRALMEAARGMSVTFHRAFDFARDPERALEAIIALGCDRLLTSGQAADALAGASLIRKLIEQARGRITIMPGGGIDARNIAAIAGATGAHEFHASAKVRVADRMHHAGIGGMGGGDWQTDAAEVRARVEALRAHAVSAPKTTRLA, from the coding sequence GTGAGCGCACCAATCCTCGAAGTCGCCGCCAACTCGGTCGCCTCGGCGCTGGCAGCCGAAGCGGGCTGCGCCGCGCGCGTGGAGCTCTGCAGCGCGCTGGAAGTCGGCGGGCTCACGCCATCGCAGGCCGCGATCGCGCTCGCGACGGAACGCTTGCGCATTCCCGTGCACGTATTGGTCCGTCCGCGCGCCGGCGACTTCGTGTTCGACGACCTCGAATGCGAAGTGATGCGGCGCGACATCGAAACCTGCAAGGCGCTGGGCTGCGCGGGCGTGGTGATCGGGGTGCTGACGGCAGACGGCGATGTGGACGTGCCGCGCTGTCGTGCACTCATGGAAGCCGCGCGAGGTATGTCGGTGACGTTCCATCGTGCGTTCGATTTCGCGCGCGACCCGGAACGTGCGCTCGAGGCCATCATCGCGCTGGGCTGCGACCGGTTGCTGACCTCGGGCCAAGCCGCGGATGCACTCGCCGGCGCTTCGCTGATCCGCAAACTCATCGAACAGGCGCGCGGACGCATCACCATCATGCCGGGCGGCGGCATCGACGCGCGCAACATCGCGGCGATCGCGGGGGCCACCGGCGCACACGAGTTCCACGCGTCTGCGAAGGTACGCGTCGCCGATCGCATGCACCACGCCGGAATCGGCGGAATGGGCGGCGGCGACTGGCAAACCGACGCGGCCGAAGTCCGCGCCCGCGTCGAAGCGCTGCGTGCACACGCGGTGTCCGCGCCAAAGACAACGCGGCTCGCATGA
- a CDS encoding Cytochrome c oxidase (B(O/a)3-type) chain II has protein sequence MILQNAVWAVALCGMGLVALVFIHVIIQAGKPADEAATRKSARTARMLQGWLFAVLLVGFVAGSWATLHRFPIPLQHAALPAKQVVEVVGRQWSWQITPATVQAGSLVEFRVTSDDVNHGFALYAPDGRIVTQTQAMPGYTNKLLHAFREPGTYTVQCLEYCGLGHVPMKTTLEVVAARGE, from the coding sequence GTGATCTTACAGAACGCGGTCTGGGCCGTTGCACTGTGCGGGATGGGGTTGGTCGCGTTGGTGTTCATCCACGTGATCATCCAGGCGGGCAAACCCGCCGACGAAGCCGCAACCCGGAAATCCGCGCGCACTGCGCGCATGCTGCAGGGTTGGTTGTTCGCGGTGCTGCTGGTGGGCTTCGTCGCCGGCAGTTGGGCCACCCTGCATCGCTTCCCGATTCCGCTGCAGCACGCGGCGCTGCCCGCGAAGCAGGTCGTGGAAGTGGTCGGGCGCCAATGGTCGTGGCAGATCACGCCGGCCACCGTGCAGGCCGGAAGCCTCGTGGAGTTCCGCGTCACCAGCGACGACGTCAATCACGGCTTCGCCCTCTACGCGCCCGATGGCCGCATCGTGACCCAGACCCAGGCCATGCCGGGCTACACCAACAAGTTGCTGCACGCCTTTCGCGAACCCGGCACGTACACGGTGCAGTGCCTCGAATACTGCGGACTCGGGCACGTGCCCATGAAGACCACCCTCGAGGTGGTCGCGGCCAGGGGAGAGTGA
- a CDS encoding Glutamate--cysteine ligase, whose amino-acid sequence MSGPSHVAEQPIERHAQLVDYLAAGARPADQWKIGTEHEKFVFRTDDLRPPPYEGERGIGALLRGIAGCGWEPVEEDGNIIALARGMASVTLEPAGQLELSGAPLETIHQTCCEVQEHLHCVRVAAEPLKLGILGMGFQPKWKREEMPWMPKGRYAIMRRYMPRVGSLGLDMMTRTCTVQVNLDFGSEADMVKKFRVSLALQPIATALFADSPFTDGRPNGYQSYRSHIWTDTDPDRTGMLDFVFEDGFGFERYTDYLLDVPMYFVHRHGRYIDCAGQSFRDFLAGTLPALPGEKPTLRDWSDHMTTAFPEVRLKQYLEMRGADGGPWNRLCALPAFWVGLLYDSTALDAAWDLVKDFSMAERHALRDGVPKHALKLPFRGETVRELALRTLEIAGEGLKRRARLNRHGVDETMFLQPLIEFAETNQTPAERKLELFRTEWNGSVDPVFREFAY is encoded by the coding sequence ATGTCCGGTCCCAGCCACGTTGCGGAACAGCCGATCGAACGCCACGCGCAACTCGTCGATTACCTGGCGGCCGGCGCGCGGCCTGCGGACCAGTGGAAGATCGGCACCGAACACGAGAAGTTCGTGTTCCGCACCGACGATTTGCGTCCGCCTCCGTACGAGGGTGAACGCGGCATCGGCGCGTTGCTGCGCGGCATCGCCGGTTGCGGCTGGGAGCCGGTGGAAGAGGACGGCAACATCATCGCGCTGGCGCGCGGCATGGCCTCGGTGACGCTGGAACCCGCGGGGCAGCTCGAACTTTCCGGCGCGCCGCTGGAAACCATCCACCAGACCTGCTGCGAGGTGCAGGAGCACCTGCACTGTGTGCGCGTCGCCGCCGAGCCGCTGAAGCTCGGCATCCTCGGCATGGGCTTCCAGCCGAAATGGAAACGCGAGGAGATGCCGTGGATGCCCAAGGGCCGCTACGCGATCATGCGCCGCTACATGCCCAGGGTCGGTTCGCTCGGCCTCGACATGATGACCCGTACCTGCACCGTGCAGGTGAACCTCGACTTCGGCAGCGAAGCCGACATGGTGAAGAAATTCCGCGTGTCGCTGGCGCTGCAGCCGATCGCGACCGCGCTGTTCGCCGACTCGCCGTTCACGGATGGACGTCCAAACGGCTACCAGAGTTACCGCTCGCACATCTGGACCGACACCGACCCCGACCGCACCGGCATGCTCGACTTCGTGTTCGAGGACGGCTTCGGCTTCGAGCGCTACACCGATTATCTGCTCGACGTGCCGATGTACTTCGTGCACCGCCACGGCCGCTACATCGATTGCGCTGGCCAATCCTTCCGCGATTTCCTCGCAGGCACATTGCCCGCGTTGCCGGGCGAGAAGCCGACGCTGCGCGACTGGTCCGACCACATGACCACCGCGTTTCCGGAAGTGCGGCTGAAGCAGTATCTGGAAATGCGCGGCGCCGACGGCGGCCCGTGGAACCGACTGTGTGCGCTGCCGGCGTTCTGGGTCGGCTTGCTGTACGACTCGACCGCGCTCGATGCCGCGTGGGATCTGGTCAAGGATTTTTCCATGGCCGAGCGCCACGCGTTGCGCGACGGCGTGCCCAAGCACGCATTGAAACTTCCGTTCCGCGGCGAGACCGTGCGCGAACTCGCGTTGCGCACGCTGGAAATCGCGGGCGAAGGGTTGAAGCGCCGTGCCAGGCTCAACCGCCACGGCGTCGATGAAACCATGTTCCTGCAGCCGCTGATCGAATTCGCCGAGACCAACCAGACGCCGGCCGAACGCAAGCTGGAACTGTTCCGCACGGAATGGAACGGCAGCGTCGATCCGGTGTTCCGCGAATTCGCGTATTGA